One genomic region from Sphingobacterium multivorum encodes:
- a CDS encoding mechanosensitive ion channel family protein: MLRLSLVIQLSLFCSTMHAQEVDSVERSKDSVSILDSLPSNPLASARNFLEQWREQVDRYYTGLDSVKRGVAWQRPDDGRLVPSQVQQYISLVKPAVHDLQGKVTVLRKQTVPQDSTANSWRAVQDSAATLERDIESLLLDMQDLGDKAEQQQNVTQAAQEGTFWYHWKSIIQKNLEQDGLSQRYYDSAWDGRFLLILLSLIYFYWLYQMRRRAIGAEETLPLHRNQPWWIPVLKFAVFFLILLPLTSLRIPVIVLELSYLLIFGFLYLLIRPELSNQHLKMMQYVFFYYLLVLASNLVLDTGWMSRIIVMLINLSGICLLWHLGRKVDGKIPFDYLRPFSRWLLLIISMAAIIFNLFGFLNLARTCSIAAAVGLLQALSLHAFRDMLSHDLLNSYENSKEDRFINRFDKQKMLAALHRIIGLFASILVIIIWANTLHITSEIRRLGDRLLNNTHTIGGVNYTYGDVLLAFAVIWTANWIQKNLKDLLDQPDAKKNQHRTALLPLVRVVIFIVGFLIGIRILGLGVDKLTVIVGALSVGIGLGLQNIINNFVSGVILVFERPFKVGDYVELADKKGQVMQVGIRSSTLLTDQGAQVIIPNGDLLSGRLVNWTFEESDIRLNLQLTIVTGRSIEDWKKWLEDTITSFKEIDRSLPMKILTKDITADAYIVSIQVGIQNVQHIERFRSKFLEQVKAEAALHDSKVTSA; this comes from the coding sequence ATGCTAAGGCTAAGCTTGGTCATCCAGCTTAGCCTATTTTGTTCTACGATGCACGCTCAAGAGGTCGATTCCGTTGAGCGATCGAAGGATTCGGTCAGTATTCTTGATTCGTTGCCGAGTAATCCACTGGCCTCGGCGAGAAACTTTTTGGAACAATGGCGTGAGCAGGTTGATCGTTATTATACTGGATTGGACAGCGTAAAGCGAGGAGTCGCCTGGCAGCGGCCGGATGATGGTCGGCTCGTGCCCAGTCAAGTACAGCAGTATATCAGCCTGGTTAAACCCGCTGTGCATGATCTACAGGGAAAAGTTACGGTGTTGCGCAAGCAAACGGTACCCCAAGACTCCACGGCCAACTCATGGCGGGCGGTGCAAGATAGTGCCGCAACACTAGAACGTGATATTGAATCGCTCCTGTTGGACATGCAAGACCTTGGCGACAAGGCCGAGCAGCAGCAGAATGTGACTCAGGCAGCGCAAGAAGGAACCTTTTGGTATCACTGGAAAAGTATAATACAAAAGAACCTGGAGCAGGATGGACTATCGCAGCGTTACTACGATAGTGCGTGGGATGGTCGTTTCCTCCTTATCCTACTGAGCCTTATTTATTTTTATTGGCTTTATCAGATGCGCAGACGTGCCATAGGGGCCGAAGAGACATTGCCCTTACATCGCAATCAACCGTGGTGGATTCCTGTCCTCAAGTTTGCGGTCTTTTTCCTTATTCTCCTGCCACTGACTTCCCTTAGAATCCCCGTGATCGTGCTCGAATTGAGCTATCTGCTTATTTTCGGCTTTCTATATCTTTTGATTCGCCCGGAGTTATCCAATCAGCATCTGAAGATGATGCAGTATGTATTTTTTTATTATCTATTGGTACTTGCCAGCAATCTAGTGCTGGATACAGGTTGGATGTCGCGAATTATTGTCATGTTGATCAATTTATCGGGTATTTGCCTGCTTTGGCACCTCGGGCGGAAGGTCGACGGAAAAATACCTTTTGATTATCTGCGCCCCTTTTCACGATGGTTACTGCTAATTATCAGTATGGCAGCCATTATATTTAATCTGTTTGGTTTTCTAAATCTGGCCCGTACATGCAGCATCGCAGCAGCTGTAGGGTTATTGCAAGCACTCTCCCTACATGCATTCCGCGACATGCTTTCTCATGATTTACTCAATTCTTATGAAAATTCGAAAGAAGACCGTTTTATAAATCGCTTTGATAAGCAGAAGATGCTTGCCGCACTCCATCGTATTATTGGCCTATTTGCTAGTATATTGGTCATTATTATCTGGGCCAACACCTTGCATATCACAAGTGAAATTCGTCGACTTGGGGATCGCTTGTTAAATAATACCCACACCATTGGTGGTGTTAATTATACGTATGGCGATGTGCTTTTAGCATTTGCAGTCATATGGACAGCAAATTGGATACAAAAAAATTTAAAAGACCTTCTTGATCAGCCCGACGCGAAAAAAAATCAGCATCGAACAGCCTTATTACCACTCGTTCGTGTTGTCATTTTTATTGTTGGCTTCCTCATAGGAATACGTATTCTGGGGTTGGGAGTTGACAAGCTGACCGTCATTGTTGGCGCATTAAGTGTGGGGATAGGTTTAGGCCTGCAGAATATTATCAACAATTTTGTTTCAGGTGTGATTTTGGTATTTGAACGTCCGTTTAAAGTGGGAGATTATGTGGAACTTGCAGATAAAAAAGGGCAGGTCATGCAGGTGGGTATCCGATCGAGCACCTTATTAACAGACCAAGGGGCCCAAGTTATTATACCAAATGGGGATCTCCTTTCCGGTCGCCTGGTCAACTGGACGTTTGAAGAATCGGATATCCGTCTGAATCTTCAGTTGACCATCGTTACGGGACGCAGCATCGAAGATTGGAAAAAGTGGTTGGAAGATACCATTACTAGCTTTAAGGAGATCGACAGAAGCCTGCCCATGAAAATTTTAACAAAGGATATTACAGCCGATGCCTATATCGTATCAATTCAGGTGGGTATACAAAACGTGCAGCACATCGAACGTTTTAGGAGTAAGTTTCTTGAGCAAGTTAAAGCCGAAGCCGCACTTCATGATTCAAAAGTGACTTCGGCCTAA
- a CDS encoding DUF4142 domain-containing protein produces MKIILKTLGILLATLACIVVVQAQDSNPAQPQSGDLDFASKATASNNFELQAASIALAKSQNPTIKQYAQMITDDHTAAGNELSTIVKNKNWQLRTSDDQNYKAMIDQLNKADTANFDRVYTDLMVKSHQDAISLFKDASTGTAITDADLKKFATDKIPAFEKHLDQLKNWQPSDPSISDMPITPNAPSPAIKNKVPKPTLK; encoded by the coding sequence ATGAAAATCATTTTAAAAACCCTCGGGATATTACTAGCCACCCTCGCCTGTATAGTTGTCGTTCAGGCGCAAGACAGTAATCCCGCTCAGCCACAGTCTGGAGATCTGGACTTTGCCAGCAAAGCTACGGCCAGCAACAATTTCGAACTGCAGGCGGCAAGCATTGCTCTTGCTAAATCACAAAACCCAACGATCAAACAATATGCACAGATGATCACTGATGACCATACCGCTGCAGGAAATGAACTATCGACCATTGTAAAAAATAAAAATTGGCAGCTGCGTACGAGTGACGATCAAAATTATAAAGCCATGATCGACCAACTCAATAAGGCCGACACAGCCAATTTTGACCGCGTTTACACAGATCTGATGGTTAAGAGCCATCAAGATGCAATTTCACTTTTCAAAGATGCAAGCACAGGCACAGCAATTACAGATGCTGACCTGAAGAAATTTGCCACCGATAAAATTCCGGCATTCGAAAAGCACCTTGATCAGCTTAAAAATTGGCAACCTTCAGATCCTTCGATAAGTGATATGCCCATTACACCAAATGCGCCATCTCCAGCGATCAAGAATAAGGTACCAAAACCGACATTAAAATAA
- a CDS encoding response regulator transcription factor has protein sequence MTQLLLVDDHTLVRSGFQLILEAQEDITVIAGMENGQKALEFLKGAKPDIILTDIHMEVMDGIQFIQEVKKHYPAIKIIVLSMEDNIQIVQEVLNLGADGYLSKDSNVEEILFGIQQVKRGQQYISAALSIDLIRNLSKYAQLDIDRTAIMARYDISERELSVLELIAEGHTNAEIADQIFLSKRTVEGHRQQLIEKTGSKNTAGLVRFGFQKKLLR, from the coding sequence ATGACACAGTTGCTTTTGGTAGATGACCATACGTTGGTACGATCCGGTTTCCAATTAATATTAGAGGCTCAAGAAGATATAACTGTAATTGCGGGGATGGAGAATGGTCAAAAAGCCCTGGAATTTCTTAAGGGAGCCAAACCGGACATCATCCTGACTGATATCCATATGGAGGTGATGGATGGCATTCAGTTTATACAAGAAGTAAAAAAACATTATCCAGCCATAAAAATCATTGTTTTATCTATGGAAGACAATATCCAGATTGTTCAGGAGGTTTTAAATCTTGGCGCTGATGGCTATTTATCGAAAGATTCCAATGTAGAAGAGATTTTATTCGGAATTCAGCAGGTAAAACGTGGGCAACAGTATATCAGTGCAGCATTAAGTATTGATTTGATCCGAAACTTATCAAAGTATGCGCAGTTGGATATTGATCGTACAGCAATAATGGCACGATACGACATCTCTGAACGCGAACTGTCTGTATTGGAATTGATTGCGGAAGGACATACAAATGCGGAAATAGCTGATCAAATTTTTTTGAGCAAAAGGACCGTGGAGGGCCATCGGCAGCAATTAATTGAGAAAACCGGTTCGAAGAATACGGCGGGACTTGTCCGTTTTGGTTTTCAGAAAAAGTTATTGAGATAG